The Microbacterium limosum genome contains a region encoding:
- a CDS encoding DUF6804 family protein, with protein sequence MPQTPAKPETSRPAFVPGIIAAAALLAGVPLLGADWYLLIRFVVAILALIVAWFGVQAQQWWWAIVFFAVAVAWNPIFPVPAEGIGWIVAHVVGAALFLTAGALIRVPREAPPAARR encoded by the coding sequence ATGCCGCAGACGCCCGCGAAGCCAGAGACCAGCCGCCCCGCATTCGTGCCGGGCATCATCGCCGCCGCGGCCCTGCTGGCGGGTGTGCCCCTGCTGGGCGCCGACTGGTACCTGCTCATCCGCTTCGTCGTCGCGATCCTCGCCCTCATCGTCGCGTGGTTCGGGGTGCAGGCGCAGCAGTGGTGGTGGGCGATCGTCTTCTTCGCCGTCGCGGTGGCGTGGAACCCGATCTTCCCCGTCCCCGCCGAGGGGATCGGGTGGATCGTCGCGCACGTCGTCGGCGCCGCCCTCTTCCTCACCGCGGGCGCGCTCATCCGCGTGCCGCGGGAGGCGCCGCCCGCGGCACGGCGGTGA
- a CDS encoding ATP-dependent DNA ligase codes for MGRFIYDTINNSVDIEDRTLAHLRVVIMNKLRRSESFMFTVDLDSEGISRRSFWMHPSVPMQFAFHGSREPRLNRAWVEELMTSASSPNGLFVVPEPQEMSAADAEQSG; via the coding sequence ATGGGTCGATTCATTTACGACACGATCAACAACTCCGTCGACATCGAGGACCGCACCCTGGCCCATCTCCGGGTGGTCATCATGAACAAGCTCCGCCGCAGCGAGTCGTTCATGTTCACCGTCGATCTCGACAGCGAGGGCATCAGTCGCCGCAGCTTCTGGATGCACCCCTCCGTGCCCATGCAGTTCGCGTTCCACGGCAGCCGCGAGCCGCGCCTGAACCGGGCATGGGTGGAGGAGCTCATGACGTCGGCGTCGAGCCCCAACGGATTGTTCGTCGTGCCGGAGCCCCAGGAGATGTCGGCAGCCGACGCGGAGCAGTCCGGATAG
- a CDS encoding acyl-CoA dehydrogenase, whose protein sequence is MTLPTAPGAVAGALVEPATLGDRPTPGAVAAASSMGDVVGFGVHVDATIDWAVEVGRSAPAPGTGRTRELWEILATSARRDVAAARILEPHLDALAILHQAAGAGRPVDAVRRAVNATGDSSWGVFAAEARGTRLTATRAGDGWVLEGTKPWCSLAGRLSHALVTAWVSDDERALFAVDLRSDAVAAHGGPWVSRGLSQISSTPVDFTATPATPVGAPGWYLSRPGFRWGGAGVAACWWGGALPLLDALRAASARSGADQLSRAWLGEADSRLWAAGLALAEAARQEDAGANADEARVIAERVRAVVSDAVERVIAIADTALGPAPLTADEDHARRVADLRVYLRQHHGGRDLARLGTALTAEPGAGAR, encoded by the coding sequence GTGACGCTCCCCACCGCGCCGGGGGCTGTTGCGGGAGCGCTTGTGGAACCGGCGACGCTCGGAGACCGCCCCACTCCCGGTGCGGTGGCGGCGGCATCGTCGATGGGCGACGTCGTCGGCTTCGGCGTCCACGTGGATGCGACGATCGACTGGGCCGTCGAAGTCGGCAGATCCGCGCCCGCCCCCGGCACGGGCCGCACCCGCGAGCTGTGGGAGATCCTGGCCACCAGCGCCCGGCGCGATGTCGCCGCCGCCCGCATCCTCGAGCCCCACCTCGACGCCCTCGCGATCCTCCATCAAGCGGCCGGGGCGGGGCGCCCGGTGGATGCCGTGCGTCGCGCCGTGAACGCGACGGGCGATTCGTCGTGGGGGGTGTTCGCCGCGGAGGCGCGGGGGACGCGGCTCACGGCGACCCGCGCGGGCGACGGGTGGGTGCTGGAGGGCACCAAGCCGTGGTGCTCCCTCGCGGGCCGGCTCTCGCACGCCCTCGTCACGGCGTGGGTGAGCGACGACGAGCGGGCCCTGTTCGCCGTCGATCTGCGCAGCGACGCCGTGGCGGCCCACGGCGGCCCGTGGGTCTCGCGGGGACTATCCCAGATCTCCAGCACGCCCGTCGATTTCACCGCGACGCCCGCTACGCCCGTCGGAGCGCCGGGGTGGTATCTGAGCCGACCGGGATTCCGCTGGGGAGGCGCCGGTGTCGCCGCGTGCTGGTGGGGCGGCGCCCTCCCGTTGCTCGACGCCCTCCGCGCGGCGTCGGCGCGCTCCGGCGCGGACCAGCTCTCGCGTGCGTGGCTCGGCGAGGCCGACAGCCGCCTGTGGGCCGCGGGCCTCGCGCTCGCAGAGGCGGCGCGCCAGGAGGACGCCGGGGCGAACGCCGACGAGGCCCGGGTGATCGCCGAGCGCGTGCGAGCGGTCGTCTCCGACGCCGTGGAGCGGGTGATCGCGATCGCGGACACCGCGCTCGGGCCCGCACCGCTGACCGCCGACGAGGATCATGCGCGCCGCGTGGCCGACCTCCGGGTGTACCTGAGGCAGCATCACGGCGGGCGCGATCTGGCGCGGCTCGGCACCGCGCTGACCGCCGAGCCCGGCGCGGGTGCACGGTGA
- a CDS encoding DNA starvation/stationary phase protection protein — protein sequence MAETKKSDTTSTTKGRRRPGRGAGLTKEQNAETGFRASAQLSENMQRVLVDLIELSLQGKQAHWNVVGANFRDMHLQLDEIIEAARGYSDQVAERMRALHALPDGRSDTVAEMTTLPEFPHGEVSTAETIDLVTERLDAVIATVREVHDPVDDEDPTTADILHGVLEGLEQFSWMVSAEKRTPTGR from the coding sequence ATGGCCGAGACGAAGAAGAGTGACACCACCTCGACGACGAAGGGCCGCCGTCGCCCCGGCCGGGGTGCGGGGCTGACGAAGGAGCAGAACGCCGAGACGGGTTTCCGCGCCTCTGCGCAGCTCAGCGAGAACATGCAGCGCGTGCTCGTCGACCTCATCGAGCTCTCGCTGCAGGGCAAGCAGGCGCACTGGAACGTCGTGGGCGCCAACTTCCGCGACATGCACCTGCAGCTCGACGAGATCATCGAGGCCGCCCGCGGATACAGCGACCAGGTCGCGGAGCGCATGCGAGCCTTGCACGCCCTGCCCGACGGGCGTTCCGACACCGTCGCGGAGATGACGACACTGCCCGAGTTCCCGCACGGCGAGGTGTCCACCGCCGAGACGATCGATCTGGTGACCGAACGGCTCGACGCCGTCATCGCCACGGTGCGCGAGGTGCACGACCCCGTCGACGACGAAGACCCCACGACCGCGGACATCCTGCACGGCGTGCTCGAGGGGCTCGAGCAGTTCTCGTGGATGGTCAGCGCCGAGAAGCGCACCCCCACGGGACGGTGA
- a CDS encoding GTP pyrophosphokinase family protein, whose amino-acid sequence MSVSLDDASFSATLREMRALRDEFQRFLLEYRFGLQEVETKIAILRDEFQHMHDYNPIEHVTSRVKSPDSLTEKVSRKGIEPDFAAIRRHITDVAGIRVTVSFVADAYRLFDLLTAQDDISVRTVKDYIARPKANGYKSLHAIVEVPVFLSTGRVDVPVEVQFRTIAMDFWASLEHKIYYKYDRQVPAGLLASLKDAADTAAELDARMERLHHQVHGAAETPPAPPPRPLAV is encoded by the coding sequence ATGTCGGTCTCGCTCGATGACGCCTCGTTCTCCGCCACCCTGCGAGAGATGAGGGCCCTGCGCGACGAGTTCCAGCGGTTCCTGCTGGAGTACCGGTTCGGTCTGCAGGAGGTGGAGACGAAGATCGCGATCCTGCGCGACGAGTTCCAGCACATGCACGACTACAATCCGATCGAGCATGTGACGAGCCGGGTCAAGTCGCCCGACAGCCTCACCGAGAAGGTGTCGCGCAAGGGGATCGAACCCGACTTCGCCGCGATCCGACGGCACATCACGGATGTCGCGGGCATCCGTGTCACCGTCAGCTTCGTCGCCGACGCCTACCGCCTGTTCGACCTGCTCACGGCCCAGGACGACATCTCCGTCCGCACGGTGAAGGACTACATCGCCCGGCCGAAGGCGAACGGATACAAGAGCCTGCACGCGATCGTGGAGGTTCCCGTGTTCCTCTCGACGGGCCGCGTGGACGTGCCGGTCGAGGTGCAGTTCCGCACCATCGCGATGGACTTCTGGGCCAGCCTCGAGCACAAGATCTACTACAAGTACGACCGTCAGGTGCCCGCGGGCCTGCTGGCCTCGCTCAAGGACGCGGCCGATACCGCCGCCGAGCTCGACGCACGAATGGAGCGCCTTCACCACCAGGTGCACGGCGCCGCCGAGACGCCGCCGGCCCCGCCGCCTCGCCCGCTCGCGGTCTGA
- a CDS encoding SDR family oxidoreductase yields MANEQTDPTTKHHDEGFPGQEQDQPATTGPMTPQPDHGEDSYVGHGLLEGRRALITGGDSGIGRAVAIAFAREGADVAIAHMPEEEQDAASTVSLVEAAGRRAVAFAGDVRDEAFATSIVEDTVAQLGGLDVVVLNAAYQKDRESLASLPTEEFDRVFRTNLYGLIWSARAAVPHLEAGASIIVTSSVQAFNPSPGLIDYAMTKAAQVAFVKALAGELGEKGIRVNAVAPGPVWTPLIPGTGWDEERLATFGQDAPLGRAGQPAELAGAYVYLASEAATYVSGAVLPVTGGKPL; encoded by the coding sequence ATGGCGAACGAGCAGACCGACCCCACGACCAAACACCACGACGAGGGATTCCCGGGCCAGGAGCAGGATCAGCCGGCCACGACCGGCCCGATGACGCCGCAGCCCGACCACGGCGAGGACAGCTACGTCGGTCACGGCCTGCTCGAGGGCCGCCGCGCGCTCATCACCGGCGGCGACTCCGGCATCGGGCGCGCCGTCGCGATCGCCTTCGCCAGGGAGGGGGCGGATGTCGCGATCGCGCACATGCCCGAGGAGGAGCAGGACGCGGCATCCACGGTCTCGCTCGTCGAGGCGGCGGGTCGGCGCGCCGTCGCCTTCGCCGGCGACGTGCGCGACGAGGCGTTCGCCACGTCGATCGTGGAGGACACCGTCGCTCAGCTCGGCGGCCTCGACGTCGTCGTGCTGAACGCCGCGTACCAGAAGGACCGGGAAAGCCTCGCGTCCCTTCCGACCGAGGAGTTCGACCGCGTCTTCCGCACCAACCTCTACGGCCTCATCTGGAGCGCCCGGGCGGCCGTCCCGCACCTGGAGGCAGGGGCCTCGATCATCGTCACCTCGTCGGTGCAGGCGTTCAACCCTTCGCCCGGACTGATCGACTACGCGATGACCAAGGCCGCCCAGGTGGCGTTCGTGAAGGCCCTCGCGGGCGAGCTCGGCGAAAAGGGCATCCGCGTGAACGCGGTCGCCCCCGGACCGGTGTGGACCCCCCTCATCCCCGGCACGGGCTGGGACGAGGAGCGGCTGGCGACCTTCGGGCAGGACGCGCCGCTCGGTCGGGCCGGGCAGCCTGCCGAGCTGGCCGGCGCCTACGTCTACCTCGCGTCCGAAGCGGCAACGTACGTGTCGGGTGCCGTGCTGCCGGTGACGGGCGGCAAGCCGCTCTGA
- a CDS encoding TerC family protein yields the protein MDFSLAFTPDLIAVFLTLFVLEVVLGVDNVIFISILASKLPREQQAKARNLGLTLAMLMRVLLVLFAGWIITLKDDVVELLGMGFSWKDFILIAGGLFLVYKAVTEIHHKLEGEEEGHGDKREAVTFGSVIAQILVLDLVFSLDSVITAVGMTDNLLVIITVVVLSFGIMLFAARFIFEFVNRHPTVKMLALSFLLLIGVFLIAEGFEIHIDKAFIYGPMAFAIFVEVLNLSYAGRKAKRAKARTEAVKLRPRYSDVDEQVAVSAALSTGADAGSVGLSRKPVEGADSSHETRHGLG from the coding sequence GTGGACTTCTCCCTCGCCTTCACGCCGGATCTCATCGCGGTCTTCCTCACGCTGTTCGTGCTGGAGGTCGTGCTCGGGGTCGACAACGTCATCTTCATCTCGATCCTCGCGTCGAAGCTGCCCAGGGAGCAGCAGGCGAAGGCACGCAATCTCGGCCTCACCCTGGCGATGCTCATGCGCGTGCTGCTCGTGCTCTTCGCCGGCTGGATCATCACGCTGAAGGACGACGTCGTCGAGCTGCTCGGCATGGGCTTCTCGTGGAAGGACTTCATCCTCATCGCGGGCGGTCTCTTCCTGGTCTACAAGGCCGTCACCGAGATCCATCACAAGCTCGAGGGCGAGGAGGAGGGTCACGGCGACAAGCGCGAGGCCGTCACCTTCGGCTCGGTGATCGCGCAGATCCTCGTGCTCGACCTGGTGTTCTCGCTCGACTCGGTCATCACCGCGGTGGGCATGACCGACAACCTGCTCGTCATCATCACCGTCGTCGTGCTGTCCTTCGGCATCATGCTCTTCGCGGCGCGCTTCATCTTCGAGTTCGTCAACAGGCACCCCACGGTGAAGATGCTCGCGCTGTCGTTCCTGCTGCTGATCGGCGTGTTCCTCATCGCCGAGGGGTTCGAGATCCACATCGACAAGGCGTTCATCTACGGGCCGATGGCGTTCGCCATCTTCGTCGAGGTGCTGAACCTCTCCTACGCGGGCCGCAAGGCCAAGCGCGCCAAGGCCCGCACCGAGGCCGTCAAGCTGCGCCCCCGCTACAGCGATGTCGACGAGCAGGTGGCGGTGTCGGCGGCGCTGTCCACGGGCGCGGATGCCGGTTCGGTCGGGCTCTCGCGCAAACCCGTCGAGGGAGCCGACTCCTCGCACGAGACACGCCACGGGCTGGGCTGA
- a CDS encoding glutaminase, translating into MTDAAGVVASARRRLAGAPRARLGELVTPRLFAAARGPRVVPRGEAWHLGVLLIADDALLATGEIVRAHDPGRRGFTAQASRERAELALAALRGGFAEGETVHVGWHVVDLDAVARGEASGPVTLVGAVPSVRWSRGAGRMPLAEYLDERIALLLRPPQGA; encoded by the coding sequence ATGACGGATGCCGCGGGTGTCGTCGCCTCCGCCCGGCGGCGTCTTGCGGGCGCTCCGCGGGCGCGCCTCGGCGAGCTCGTCACCCCGCGCCTGTTCGCCGCGGCGCGGGGGCCCCGCGTCGTGCCGCGCGGGGAGGCCTGGCATCTCGGCGTGCTGTTGATCGCCGACGACGCACTGCTCGCGACGGGCGAGATCGTCCGTGCTCACGACCCCGGGCGGCGCGGATTCACCGCACAGGCATCCCGGGAGCGCGCCGAACTGGCCCTCGCGGCGCTGCGCGGCGGATTCGCGGAGGGCGAGACCGTGCACGTGGGCTGGCATGTCGTCGACCTCGACGCGGTCGCGCGCGGGGAGGCATCCGGCCCGGTGACGCTGGTCGGCGCAGTGCCCTCCGTGCGATGGAGCCGAGGGGCGGGACGGATGCCGCTGGCGGAGTACCTCGACGAGCGCATCGCCCTGCTGCTGCGTCCGCCGCAGGGCGCGTGA
- a CDS encoding 5-methyltetrahydropteroyltriglutamate--homocysteine S-methyltransferase: MSVNPPYRADIVGSFLRPEALKAARADRAAGVIDDAALREVEDAQIRDLVQKQAANGLRLATDGEFRRSWWHFDFFGMLDGVEVVELDHGIQFQGVQTKPRGVHLGGKVGFSDTHPMLDHYRSLQSVLAETTGAQPKFSIPAPTVLDFRLEPDHIDPRVYDGRDAFVDDLIQAYRDAVAAFYDAGCRYLQFDDTAWAYLCSDEELAKARDRGIRTEGLAERYADMLGRILDGKPDDLVVTTHVCRGNFRSTWISSGGYEPVAEQLLGRVAYDGFFLEYDSDRAGGFEPLRFLPEGDQTVVLGLITSKSGELEDVDAVKNRIDEASRFAPLEQLAISPQCGFASTEEGNVLTEDEQWAKIREVVAIADDVWR, translated from the coding sequence GTGAGTGTGAATCCCCCGTACCGCGCCGACATCGTCGGCTCGTTCCTGCGCCCCGAGGCCCTCAAGGCCGCCCGTGCCGACCGCGCCGCGGGCGTCATCGACGACGCCGCGCTGCGCGAGGTCGAGGACGCCCAGATCCGCGACCTCGTGCAGAAGCAGGCCGCCAACGGCCTCCGGCTGGCGACCGACGGCGAGTTCCGCCGGTCGTGGTGGCACTTCGACTTCTTCGGCATGCTCGACGGCGTCGAGGTGGTCGAGCTCGACCACGGCATCCAGTTCCAGGGCGTGCAGACGAAGCCCCGCGGGGTCCACCTGGGCGGCAAGGTCGGCTTCAGTGACACCCACCCCATGCTGGATCACTACCGCTCCCTGCAGTCGGTGCTCGCGGAGACCACCGGGGCGCAGCCCAAGTTCAGCATCCCCGCCCCGACGGTGCTCGACTTCCGGCTCGAGCCCGACCACATCGACCCCCGCGTCTACGACGGTCGCGACGCGTTCGTCGACGACCTGATCCAGGCCTACCGCGACGCGGTCGCCGCGTTCTACGACGCCGGATGCCGCTACCTGCAGTTCGACGACACCGCCTGGGCCTACCTTTGCAGCGACGAGGAGCTCGCCAAGGCTCGGGACCGCGGCATCCGCACCGAGGGCCTGGCCGAGCGGTACGCCGACATGCTGGGCCGCATCCTCGACGGCAAGCCGGACGACCTGGTCGTGACGACGCACGTCTGCCGGGGCAACTTCCGCTCCACATGGATCTCCTCGGGCGGGTACGAGCCGGTCGCCGAACAGCTGCTCGGCCGGGTCGCCTACGACGGGTTCTTCCTGGAGTATGACAGCGACCGGGCCGGCGGATTCGAGCCGCTGCGCTTCCTTCCGGAGGGCGACCAGACAGTGGTGCTGGGGCTCATCACGTCCAAGAGCGGAGAGCTCGAAGACGTGGATGCCGTCAAGAACCGCATCGACGAGGCCTCGCGGTTCGCCCCCCTCGAGCAGCTCGCGATCAGCCCGCAGTGCGGCTTCGCCTCGACGGAGGAGGGCAACGTCCTCACCGAGGACGAGCAGTGGGCGAAGATCCGTGAGGTCGTCGCGATCGCGGACGACGTCTGGCGCTGA
- a CDS encoding transposase, with product MADTEVDEAAARLYGLRPDEFTAARDAAASEAGERSASRAIRALRRPSVAAWAVNVLVRADPGRFEEVLALAAELREAQDDLDATALTALNRQRRDLVAALTRDAVSLAGEAGVSVSAASRDDVARTLNAALRDAGAAVAVQTGRLVRALDASGLDPVDLSGAVGGGTPGGGARVAAAPRDDPAELRARRAAEKAVREAERGATDADRDLAAARAREEKARERSALLSERVSALEQELARVAAQADEAAAEADRHARERDAAAARAREAATRAERARAALAAASDSQ from the coding sequence GTGGCGGACACGGAGGTCGATGAGGCGGCCGCGCGTCTGTACGGACTGCGCCCCGACGAGTTCACCGCGGCACGGGATGCCGCGGCGTCCGAGGCGGGCGAGCGTTCCGCGTCTCGCGCGATCAGGGCCCTGCGCCGTCCCTCCGTCGCGGCATGGGCCGTCAACGTCCTCGTCCGCGCCGACCCCGGCAGGTTCGAGGAGGTGCTGGCGCTCGCCGCGGAGCTGCGCGAGGCGCAGGACGACCTCGATGCGACGGCTCTGACCGCGCTCAACCGGCAGCGACGCGACCTCGTCGCGGCGCTCACCCGCGACGCCGTCTCCCTCGCCGGCGAGGCCGGGGTATCGGTCAGCGCAGCGTCCCGCGACGACGTCGCGCGCACGCTGAACGCCGCACTGCGAGACGCCGGGGCGGCGGTCGCGGTGCAGACGGGACGCCTCGTGCGGGCGCTGGATGCCTCGGGGCTCGACCCCGTCGACCTCTCCGGTGCCGTCGGGGGCGGGACTCCCGGGGGCGGGGCACGCGTAGCCGCGGCGCCGCGCGACGATCCTGCGGAGCTCCGGGCGCGCCGCGCCGCCGAGAAGGCCGTCCGGGAGGCGGAGCGCGGAGCCACCGACGCGGACCGCGATCTGGCGGCGGCGCGGGCGCGCGAGGAGAAGGCCCGCGAGCGGTCGGCGCTGCTGAGCGAGCGGGTGTCCGCCCTCGAGCAGGAGCTCGCGCGCGTCGCTGCGCAGGCGGACGAGGCGGCTGCCGAAGCCGACCGGCACGCGCGGGAGAGGGATGCCGCCGCTGCGCGCGCGCGGGAGGCGGCGACGCGGGCGGAGCGCGCTCGTGCCGCGCTGGCTGCGGCATCCGATTCCCAGTGA
- a CDS encoding bifunctional PIG-L family deacetylase/class I SAM-dependent methyltransferase: protein MTTVFDHREAGTGESEWREHAPWRSSPELRIDAAALDALVVCAAHPDDETLGAGGLLATAAAHGIPCTVIIATDGEASHPGSPTWTAPALARARRTEATRALDVLAPGSAVHFLGLGDGMLRERRSRLARGVDAIVGATEGPRVLVVAPWDGDGHRDHRVMGEVAASAARRAGARYAGYPVWLWHWGDPAAVRTDGWMRLELCPDVRAAKARALRLHASQTQPLSPAEGDEAILSPEMLAHFERDTEVFVTPAPPTPTPPTGSLDAAFFDGFYARHTDPWGFESRWYERRKRDLLLAALPRPRYGSALELGCATGLLTERLAERCDSVVALDIAQSALDRASARIGADARVTLVRARLPEEWPSGRFELIVLSEIAYYWDADDRARALARLRESLAPDGALVACHWRHPVADHPASGDEVHAALRRIPGLHGAVRHEEDDFLLDVLVPDSTPSVARAEGLAP, encoded by the coding sequence GTGACGACCGTCTTCGACCACCGGGAGGCGGGCACCGGGGAGTCCGAATGGCGCGAGCATGCGCCGTGGCGGTCTTCTCCCGAGCTGCGGATCGACGCCGCGGCGCTCGACGCGCTCGTCGTCTGCGCGGCGCACCCCGACGACGAAACGCTCGGCGCGGGCGGACTGCTCGCGACGGCGGCCGCCCACGGCATCCCGTGCACCGTCATCATCGCCACCGACGGCGAGGCGTCGCACCCCGGCTCCCCGACGTGGACGGCGCCCGCGCTGGCCCGCGCGCGACGCACCGAGGCGACGCGGGCGCTCGACGTGCTGGCTCCGGGTTCCGCGGTGCATTTCCTGGGCCTCGGCGACGGCATGCTCCGCGAGCGCCGATCCCGCCTGGCGCGCGGTGTCGATGCGATCGTCGGCGCCACCGAGGGACCGAGGGTGCTGGTCGTCGCCCCGTGGGACGGCGACGGGCATCGCGATCACCGGGTGATGGGCGAGGTCGCCGCCAGTGCGGCGCGCCGCGCGGGCGCGCGCTACGCCGGCTACCCGGTGTGGCTCTGGCACTGGGGCGATCCCGCGGCGGTGCGCACCGACGGATGGATGCGCCTCGAGCTGTGCCCCGATGTGCGCGCGGCGAAGGCCCGGGCCCTCCGCCTCCACGCGAGCCAGACGCAGCCCCTCTCGCCCGCGGAGGGCGATGAGGCGATCCTCTCCCCGGAGATGCTGGCCCACTTCGAACGCGACACGGAGGTGTTCGTGACACCCGCCCCGCCCACCCCCACCCCGCCGACCGGGTCGCTCGACGCAGCGTTCTTCGACGGGTTCTATGCCCGTCACACCGATCCGTGGGGGTTCGAATCGCGCTGGTACGAGCGGCGCAAGCGCGATCTCCTCCTCGCCGCTCTCCCCCGCCCGCGCTACGGCAGCGCGCTCGAGCTCGGGTGCGCGACCGGCCTGCTCACCGAACGCCTCGCCGAGCGCTGCGACAGCGTCGTCGCGCTCGACATCGCCCAGAGCGCCCTCGATCGGGCGTCCGCCCGGATCGGAGCGGACGCCCGCGTGACGCTCGTACGCGCGCGGCTGCCCGAGGAGTGGCCGTCCGGTCGATTCGAGCTGATCGTGCTGTCTGAGATCGCGTACTACTGGGATGCCGACGACCGGGCGCGCGCCCTCGCCCGCCTGCGGGAGTCGCTCGCCCCCGACGGCGCGCTCGTGGCGTGCCACTGGCGCCATCCCGTCGCCGACCACCCCGCGTCCGGTGACGAGGTCCACGCCGCGCTGCGGCGGATACCGGGGCTGCACGGGGCGGTGCGCCACGAGGAGGACGACTTCCTGCTCGATGTGCTCGTCCCCGACTCGACGCCGTCGGTCGCCCGAGCGGAGGGGCTGGCACCGTGA
- a CDS encoding cation:proton antiporter, with amino-acid sequence MALSEIDVLVIALVAVSAPLLARGLSRWARVPIVVFELALGILIGPSLLGWVQPGVVSERLADFGLALLFFVAGNEIDFAVVRGRSGRRAATGWIVSLAAGVAVGLLIAPGEAAVVIGVALCSTALGALLPILRDADLLPTPFGRAVMAVGALGEFGPLVAISLFLGGRDIGLASIVLAVFVGIAGLAVFAAARVPHRRLHAVVTSTLHTSGQFAVRVIILILAGLVALSLVLDLDMLLGAFVAGVVWQLIMRNAPEPDRQQVESKVEGLAFGVFVPVFFVYTGVTFDLASLLGDARDALLVPVFLTLLLVVRGLPSMLSAPPGSSGRERVAMAFLGATGLPIIVAVTSIGVAEGILRPGLAAALVGAGMLSVLLYPLVGMALQGSRRRDVVRDPAADDQV; translated from the coding sequence GTGGCCCTGAGCGAGATCGACGTCCTCGTGATCGCGCTCGTCGCGGTCTCGGCGCCGCTGCTCGCCCGCGGGCTCTCCCGGTGGGCGCGCGTGCCGATCGTCGTGTTCGAGCTCGCCCTCGGCATCCTGATCGGCCCGAGCCTGCTCGGCTGGGTGCAGCCCGGCGTCGTCAGCGAGCGCCTCGCGGACTTCGGCCTCGCGCTGCTCTTCTTCGTCGCGGGCAACGAGATCGACTTCGCCGTCGTGCGGGGTCGCTCGGGGCGCCGAGCCGCGACCGGGTGGATCGTCAGCCTCGCCGCCGGCGTGGCCGTCGGTCTGCTCATCGCGCCGGGGGAGGCCGCGGTCGTCATCGGCGTCGCGCTCTGCTCGACGGCCCTCGGTGCGCTGCTGCCGATCCTGCGCGACGCGGACCTGCTGCCCACCCCCTTCGGCCGCGCCGTCATGGCCGTGGGGGCCCTGGGGGAGTTCGGGCCGCTGGTGGCGATCTCCCTGTTCCTCGGCGGCCGCGACATCGGCCTGGCGAGCATCGTCCTCGCGGTCTTCGTGGGGATCGCGGGGCTCGCCGTCTTCGCGGCGGCGCGGGTACCGCACAGACGACTCCACGCCGTGGTGACGTCGACGCTGCACACCTCGGGGCAGTTCGCCGTCCGCGTCATCATCCTGATCCTCGCCGGCCTCGTCGCGCTCAGTCTGGTGCTCGACCTCGACATGCTGCTCGGCGCGTTCGTGGCGGGCGTCGTCTGGCAGCTGATCATGCGCAACGCGCCCGAGCCGGATCGTCAGCAGGTGGAGTCGAAGGTCGAGGGCCTCGCCTTCGGGGTGTTCGTCCCGGTCTTCTTCGTCTACACGGGGGTGACGTTCGATCTCGCGTCGCTCCTCGGCGATGCGCGTGACGCCCTGCTCGTCCCCGTCTTCCTCACCCTGCTGCTCGTCGTGCGGGGGCTCCCCTCGATGCTCTCGGCACCGCCCGGATCGTCGGGCCGGGAACGCGTCGCGATGGCCTTCCTCGGCGCCACGGGGCTGCCGATCATCGTCGCCGTCACGTCGATCGGGGTCGCGGAGGGGATCCTCCGGCCGGGCCTCGCCGCGGCACTGGTCGGTGCCGGGATGCTGTCGGTGCTGCTGTATCCGCTCGTGGGCATGGCGCTGCAAGGCTCGCGCAGGCGCGACGTCGTCCGCGATCCCGCCGCCGACGACCAGGTGTGA